Proteins encoded together in one Coriobacteriia bacterium window:
- the groL gene encoding chaperonin GroEL (60 kDa chaperone family; promotes refolding of misfolded polypeptides especially under stressful conditions; forms two stacked rings of heptamers to form a barrel-shaped 14mer; ends can be capped by GroES; misfolded proteins enter the barrel where they are refolded when GroES binds): MAKDIRFDEEARRALENGVNKLADAVKVTLGPKGRYVVLEKKFGAPTITNDGVTIAKEIELDDPLENMGAQLVKEVATKTNDVAGDGTTTATLLAQVIVKEGLRNVAAGANPLAIKRGIEKAVDAVVEAIKDNAKEIEDRDEIAHVGAISAADDLIGDKIAEAMEKVGKDGVITVEESQTFGIEIETVEGLQFDKGYISPYMITDPDRMEAVLSEPLILIANQKIGNIQDLLPVLEKVMQSGKQLLIISEDVEGEALATLVVNKLRGTFTSVAVKAPGFGDRRKRMLEDIAIVTGGQMVSEELGVKLDGVTMDMLGRAKTVKVTKENTTIIDGGGDEDAIKARINQIKAEIEASDSDFDREKLQERLAKLSGGVAVIKVGAATEVELKEKKHRIEDALQATRAAVEEGIVAGGGVALTDAVPALEGLKLGEDEQIGVNIIRKALDEPLKMIASNAGFEGSVVVEKVKALDKGQGLNAMTGEYGDLLKMGVIDPVKVTRSALQNAASIAGLILITETTVSDIPVKEEPGAGMGGMGGMGGMM, encoded by the coding sequence ATGGCCAAGGACATCCGCTTCGACGAGGAGGCACGTCGCGCCCTCGAGAACGGCGTCAACAAGCTAGCCGACGCCGTCAAGGTCACGTTGGGACCGAAGGGCCGCTACGTAGTGCTCGAGAAGAAGTTCGGCGCGCCGACGATCACCAACGACGGCGTGACCATCGCCAAGGAGATCGAGCTGGACGACCCGCTGGAGAACATGGGCGCCCAGCTCGTCAAGGAAGTCGCGACGAAGACCAACGACGTGGCCGGTGACGGCACAACGACCGCGACCCTGCTCGCGCAGGTGATCGTGAAGGAGGGTCTCCGCAACGTCGCCGCGGGCGCGAACCCGCTGGCGATCAAGCGCGGCATCGAGAAGGCCGTCGACGCCGTGGTCGAGGCGATCAAGGACAACGCCAAGGAGATCGAGGACCGCGACGAGATCGCCCACGTGGGCGCCATCTCGGCCGCCGACGACCTCATAGGCGACAAGATCGCCGAGGCCATGGAGAAGGTCGGCAAGGACGGCGTGATCACCGTCGAGGAGAGCCAGACCTTCGGCATCGAGATCGAGACGGTCGAGGGCCTGCAGTTCGACAAGGGCTACATCTCGCCGTACATGATCACCGACCCCGACCGCATGGAAGCCGTGCTGTCCGAGCCCCTGATCCTGATCGCGAACCAGAAGATCGGCAACATCCAGGACCTGCTGCCGGTGCTCGAGAAGGTCATGCAGTCCGGCAAGCAGCTGCTGATCATCTCGGAGGACGTCGAAGGTGAGGCGCTGGCCACGCTCGTGGTCAACAAGCTGCGCGGCACGTTCACATCGGTGGCCGTGAAGGCGCCGGGCTTCGGGGACCGCCGCAAGCGCATGCTCGAGGACATCGCCATCGTCACCGGCGGTCAGATGGTCTCCGAGGAGCTCGGCGTCAAGCTCGACGGAGTCACGATGGACATGCTCGGTCGCGCGAAGACGGTGAAGGTCACCAAGGAGAACACGACCATCATCGACGGCGGCGGCGACGAGGACGCGATCAAGGCGCGCATCAACCAGATCAAGGCCGAGATCGAGGCGTCCGACTCCGACTTCGACCGCGAGAAGCTGCAGGAGCGGCTCGCCAAGCTCTCCGGCGGCGTGGCCGTCATCAAGGTCGGCGCGGCCACGGAGGTCGAGCTCAAGGAGAAGAAGCATCGCATCGAGGACGCCCTGCAGGCGACCCGCGCGGCAGTGGAGGAGGGCATCGTCGCCGGCGGCGGCGTGGCGCTCACCGACGCGGTGCCCGCTCTCGAGGGGCTCAAGCTCGGCGAAGACGAGCAGATCGGCGTCAACATCATCCGCAAGGCGCTCGACGAGCCGTTGAAGATGATCGCGTCCAACGCCGGCTTCGAGGGCTCCGTCGTGGTCGAGAAGGTCAAGGCGCTGGACAAGGGTCAGGGACTGAACGCCATGACGGGCGAGTACGGCGACCTGCTCAAGATGGGCGTCATCGACCCGGTCAAGGTGACCCGCTCCGCGCTGCAGAACGCCGCGTCCATCGCGGGCCTCATCCTGATCACCGAGACCACCGTGAGCGACATCCCCGTGAAGGAGGAGCCCGGTGCCGGCATGGGCGGCATGGGCGGCATGGGCGGCATGATGTAG
- the groES gene encoding co-chaperone GroES, translated as MNLKPLGDRVVVKPAEAEEQTKSGLFIPDTAKEKPQKGSVVAVGEGRYEEGKRIPMDVKEGDVVIYRKYGGTEIKIEGEDYMILEERDILAVVQE; from the coding sequence ATGAATCTGAAGCCGTTGGGTGACCGTGTCGTCGTCAAGCCGGCCGAGGCCGAGGAGCAGACCAAGTCCGGTCTGTTCATCCCGGACACGGCCAAGGAGAAGCCGCAGAAGGGCAGCGTCGTCGCCGTGGGTGAGGGGCGTTACGAGGAGGGCAAGCGCATCCCCATGGACGTCAAGGAAGGCGACGTCGTGATCTACCGCAAGTACGGCGGGACCGAGATCAAGATCGAGGGCGAGGACTACATGATCCTCGAGGAGCGCGACATCCTGGCGGTCGTCCAGGAGTAG